A DNA window from Camelina sativa cultivar DH55 chromosome 17, Cs, whole genome shotgun sequence contains the following coding sequences:
- the LOC104757990 gene encoding uncharacterized protein LOC104757990 isoform X1, translating into MPSESSYKVHRPAKPGGSRRDSSPDSIIFTPESNLSLFSSASVSVDRCSSTSDAHDRDSLVSGPSLERDQRVSSSCKDLDLDKRGTGWKNSRNSRKSNKVKAAWKEEFEVKKDDESQNLDSARSSFSVALRECQERRSRSEALAKKLDYQRTASLDLSNVISSSPRVVNVKRTSVSTNKSSVFPSPGTPTYLHSMQKGWSSERVPLRSNGGRSPPNAGFLPLYSGRTVPSKWEDAERWIVSPLTKEGAARTSFGASHERRPKAKSGPLGPPGFAYYSLYSPAVPMVHGGNMGCLTASSPFSAGVLPETASSRGSTASAFPQRIDPCMARSISIHGCSEALAPSSRDDIHESIKDAATDAQAVSRRDMATQMSPEGSIRLSPERQCSFSPSSPSARPVSELLNGHSNQAEVKDLQVDEKVTVTRWSKTHRGLYHGNSSKMRDHLNGKARDPQGLTCVKTEEASIISWENLQKAKAEAAIRKLEMKLEKKRSSSMEKIMRKVKSAEKKAEEMRRSVLDNKATTTSHGKASSFKRSGKKKMASLSGCFTCHAF; encoded by the exons ATGCCGTCGGAGTCATCGTACAAAGTCCACCGTCCGGCGAAACCCGGAGGATCTCGACGAGACTCAAGCCCCGACTCTATAATCTTCACACCGGAATCTAATCTCAGTCTCTTCTCCTCCGCTTCCGTCAGCGTCGATCGTTGCTCTTCCACCTCCGACGCTCACGACCGTGACTCTCTCGTCTCCGGTCCTTCTCTG GAGCGAGATCAGAGGGTAAGTTCGAGCTGTAAAGATCTAGATCTAGACAAGCGTGGAACAGGGTGGAAGAATAGTCGTAACTCTAGAAAATCAAATAAAGTGAAAG CAGCTTGGAAAGAGGAGTTTGAGGttaaaaaagatgatgaaagcCAGAATCTTGATTCAGCTAGGAGTTCTTTCTCTGTAGCTCTTAGAG AATGccaggaacgaagatccagaTCTGAAGCGCTGGCGAAAAAGCTAGATTACCAAAGGACTGCTTCGTTGGATCTTAGTAATGTAATCTCTTCGTCTCCAAGAGTGGTAAATGTTAAGAGAACTTCAGTTTCAACTAATAAATCCAGTGTGTTTCCTAGTCCCGGAACTCCCACTTATCTGCATAGTATGCAAAAGGGTTGGAGCTCAGAGCGAGTGCCTTTACGTTCAAACGGGGGAAGAAGTCCGCCCAATGCTGGTTTCTTACCTTTATATAGTGGTAGAACAGTTCCTTCTAAATGGGAAGATGCAGAGAGATGGATAGTTAGTCCTCTTACTAAGGAAGGAGCTGCCCGAACTTCATTTGGAGCATCACATGAAAGGCGACCTAAAGCCAAAAGTGGTCCATTAGGACCTCCAGGATTTGCATATTATTCGTTGTATTCCCCTGCGGTTCCTATGGTTCATGGTGGGAACATGGGCTGCTTAACGGCAAGCTCTCCATTTTCAGCTGGTGTGTTGCCAGAAACTGCCTCTTCTAGGGGTTCTACTGCATCAGCATTTCCTCAAAGAATCGATCCTTGCATGGCTAGATCAATTAGCATTCATGGCTGCTCTGAAGCACTTGCACCCTCATCCCGAG ATGACATCCATGAAAGTATAAAGGATGCAGCTACTGATGCTCAAGCTGTCTCAAGAAGGGATATGGCGACCCAGATGAGTCCTGAGGGAAGCATCCGCTTATCACCTGAGAGACAGTGTTCATTCTCTCCCTCCTCTCCATCAGCACGACCTGTTTCGGAACTACTGAATGGTCATTCCAACCAAGCAGAAGTCAAGGACTTACAGGTTGATGAGAAGGTAACCGTAACTCGCTGGTCAAAGACGCACAGAGGTCTATACCATGGAAATAGCTCAAAAATGCGAGACCACTTAAATGGAAAAGCTAGGGATCCTCAAGGTCTGACATG TGTAAAGACCGAGGAAGCCAGCATCATATCTTGGGAAAATTTGCAGAAAGCTAAAGCCGAGGCAGCAATAAGAAAGCTAGAG AtgaaattggaaaagaaaagatcGTCGTCAATGGAAAAAATAATGAGAAAAGTGAAATCAGCAGAGAAGAAAGCAGAGGAGATGAGGAGGTCGGTGTTAGACAATAAAGCAACAACCACATCACATGGTAAGGCTTCATCTTTTAAAAGAAgtgggaagaagaaaatggctTCCCTAAGTGGTTGCTTCACCTGTCATGCATTCTAG
- the LOC104757990 gene encoding uncharacterized protein LOC104757990 isoform X2 — protein MPSESSYKVHRPAKPGGSRRDSSPDSIIFTPESNLSLFSSASVSVDRCSSTSDAHDRDSLVSGPSLERDQRVSSSCKDLDLDKRGTGWKNSRNSRKSNKVKAWKEEFEVKKDDESQNLDSARSSFSVALRECQERRSRSEALAKKLDYQRTASLDLSNVISSSPRVVNVKRTSVSTNKSSVFPSPGTPTYLHSMQKGWSSERVPLRSNGGRSPPNAGFLPLYSGRTVPSKWEDAERWIVSPLTKEGAARTSFGASHERRPKAKSGPLGPPGFAYYSLYSPAVPMVHGGNMGCLTASSPFSAGVLPETASSRGSTASAFPQRIDPCMARSISIHGCSEALAPSSRDDIHESIKDAATDAQAVSRRDMATQMSPEGSIRLSPERQCSFSPSSPSARPVSELLNGHSNQAEVKDLQVDEKVTVTRWSKTHRGLYHGNSSKMRDHLNGKARDPQGLTCVKTEEASIISWENLQKAKAEAAIRKLEMKLEKKRSSSMEKIMRKVKSAEKKAEEMRRSVLDNKATTTSHGKASSFKRSGKKKMASLSGCFTCHAF, from the exons ATGCCGTCGGAGTCATCGTACAAAGTCCACCGTCCGGCGAAACCCGGAGGATCTCGACGAGACTCAAGCCCCGACTCTATAATCTTCACACCGGAATCTAATCTCAGTCTCTTCTCCTCCGCTTCCGTCAGCGTCGATCGTTGCTCTTCCACCTCCGACGCTCACGACCGTGACTCTCTCGTCTCCGGTCCTTCTCTG GAGCGAGATCAGAGGGTAAGTTCGAGCTGTAAAGATCTAGATCTAGACAAGCGTGGAACAGGGTGGAAGAATAGTCGTAACTCTAGAAAATCAAATAAAGTGAAAG CTTGGAAAGAGGAGTTTGAGGttaaaaaagatgatgaaagcCAGAATCTTGATTCAGCTAGGAGTTCTTTCTCTGTAGCTCTTAGAG AATGccaggaacgaagatccagaTCTGAAGCGCTGGCGAAAAAGCTAGATTACCAAAGGACTGCTTCGTTGGATCTTAGTAATGTAATCTCTTCGTCTCCAAGAGTGGTAAATGTTAAGAGAACTTCAGTTTCAACTAATAAATCCAGTGTGTTTCCTAGTCCCGGAACTCCCACTTATCTGCATAGTATGCAAAAGGGTTGGAGCTCAGAGCGAGTGCCTTTACGTTCAAACGGGGGAAGAAGTCCGCCCAATGCTGGTTTCTTACCTTTATATAGTGGTAGAACAGTTCCTTCTAAATGGGAAGATGCAGAGAGATGGATAGTTAGTCCTCTTACTAAGGAAGGAGCTGCCCGAACTTCATTTGGAGCATCACATGAAAGGCGACCTAAAGCCAAAAGTGGTCCATTAGGACCTCCAGGATTTGCATATTATTCGTTGTATTCCCCTGCGGTTCCTATGGTTCATGGTGGGAACATGGGCTGCTTAACGGCAAGCTCTCCATTTTCAGCTGGTGTGTTGCCAGAAACTGCCTCTTCTAGGGGTTCTACTGCATCAGCATTTCCTCAAAGAATCGATCCTTGCATGGCTAGATCAATTAGCATTCATGGCTGCTCTGAAGCACTTGCACCCTCATCCCGAG ATGACATCCATGAAAGTATAAAGGATGCAGCTACTGATGCTCAAGCTGTCTCAAGAAGGGATATGGCGACCCAGATGAGTCCTGAGGGAAGCATCCGCTTATCACCTGAGAGACAGTGTTCATTCTCTCCCTCCTCTCCATCAGCACGACCTGTTTCGGAACTACTGAATGGTCATTCCAACCAAGCAGAAGTCAAGGACTTACAGGTTGATGAGAAGGTAACCGTAACTCGCTGGTCAAAGACGCACAGAGGTCTATACCATGGAAATAGCTCAAAAATGCGAGACCACTTAAATGGAAAAGCTAGGGATCCTCAAGGTCTGACATG TGTAAAGACCGAGGAAGCCAGCATCATATCTTGGGAAAATTTGCAGAAAGCTAAAGCCGAGGCAGCAATAAGAAAGCTAGAG AtgaaattggaaaagaaaagatcGTCGTCAATGGAAAAAATAATGAGAAAAGTGAAATCAGCAGAGAAGAAAGCAGAGGAGATGAGGAGGTCGGTGTTAGACAATAAAGCAACAACCACATCACATGGTAAGGCTTCATCTTTTAAAAGAAgtgggaagaagaaaatggctTCCCTAAGTGGTTGCTTCACCTGTCATGCATTCTAG
- the LOC104757991 gene encoding trimethylguanosine synthase-like, with product MGKVRGEVEEEGEAIVALGSLFKLTQIHLWDDGSTDTHLVPLFHEYSGISPNKSVDGIANIRSEEMGLMKEMNAMGLPVSFRTNKEWKNRTRAYQKTGLKVQINDEANVLFIEEDNKDVASTVDLVSDLKTSDYAIGDNEEVDKPCVEDDCVQSTTVEIENHDAVVGSCLLGNGDGESQGHNHDSSEWKVYWDSFYGRSYFYNVKTQESTWEPPLGMEHLAYSNESHNLTELAIETTEKQHDALFGTGPADDVGAEKPDDLGGVCQSQSETEALAEVDSLTDTYQETSVGIQSFDITTLDEEGNGASVVVNSVSNAKKESRRSRAKKKLLNSYTGTGMKGVLEEYSAILGKYWCQRYLLFSRFDEGIKMDEEGWFSVTPELIAKHHAARCNEGIVIDCFTGVGGNAIQFASRSHYVIAVDLDPKKLDLAQHNAAIYGVADKIDFVKGDFFDLAHNLKAGTVFLSPPWGGPDYLKASTYDMKTMLRPRDGDTLFKAAMNIASTVIMFLPRNVDINQLAELALSTSPPWSLEVEKNYLNGKLKAITAYYIRQNSC from the exons ATGGGAAAGGTCAGAGgcgaagtagaagaagaaggtgaagcaATTGTAGCTCTGGGCTCTCTCTTCAAGCTTACTCAAATCCATCTATG GGACGATGGGTCTACAGATACTCATTTGGTTCCTCTCTTTCATGAATACAGTGGT ATATCCCCAAACAAGAGTGTTGATGGAATTGCAA ACATTAGGTCTGAGGAGATGGGATTGATGAAAGAGATGAATGCTATGGGTCTTCCGGTTTCCTTTCGAACAAATAAGGAG tggaaaaacagaacaagagcCTACCAAAAGACAGGACTCAAGGTTCAAATAAACGACGAGGCTAATGTTCTTTTCATAGAAGAAGATAACAAGGATGTAGCATCCACTGTAGATTTGGTTTCTGATTTGAAGACTTCTGATTATGCTATTGGTGATAATGAGGAAGTTGACAAACCGTGTGTAGAAGATGATTGTGTTCAAAGTACTACAGTAGAAATAGAAAATCATGATGCTGTTGTAGGAAGCTGTCTCTTGGGAAATGGAGATGGAGAGTCTCAGGGTCATAACCATGACTCTAGTGAATGGAAAGTCTACTGGGATTCTTTCTATGGAAGGAGTTATTTTTACAATGTTAAGACACAAGAGTCCACATGGGAGCCGCCACTTGGGATGGAGCATCTAGCCTATAGCAACGAAAGCCACAACTTGACTGAATTGGCTATAGAG ACAACAGAGAAGCAACATGATGCCCTATTTGGAACTGGACCTGCCGATGATGTTGGTGCTGAAAAACCTGATGATCTTGGTGGAGTTTGTCAGAGTCAAAGTGAAACAGAAGCCCTAGCCGAAGTTGACAG TTTGACTGATACATACCAAGAAACTTCCGTTGGAATTCAATCTTTTGATATTACTACTCTTGATGAAGAGGGAAACGGTGCATCTGTTGTTGTCAATTCCGTTAGCAATGCTAAGAAGGAGTCCAGAAGATCTCGAGCCAAAAAGAAATTACTCAATTCGTACACAG GAACTGGAATGAAAGGTGTTCTTGAAGAATATTCTGCAATCCTTGGCAAGTATTGGTGCCAAAGATACCTCCTCTTCTCCAGATTTGATGAAGGCATCAAAATGGACGAGGAAGGATGGTTTTCTGTCACTCCTGAACTTATAGCTAAGCATCATGCCGCACGTTGTAATGAAGGCATAGTCATTGACTGTTTTACAGGAGTTGGTGGAAATGCTATTCAGTTTGCATCAAG GAGTCACTATGTGATTGCAGTTGATTTGGATCCAAAGAAACTTGATTTAGCACAGCATAATGCTGCCATTTATGGCGTTGCTGATAAAATTGACTTTGTGAAGGGAGACTTTTTTGATTTGGCCCATAACTTGAAG GCAGGCACTGTATTCCTATCGCCTCCCTGGGGAGGCCCTGATTATCTAAAAGCGAGTACGTATGACATGAAGACAATGTTGAGACCTCGTGATGG AGACACTCTATTTAAGGCGGCTATGAACATTGCGTCAACAGTCATTATGTTTCTTCCAAGAAATGTTGATATTAACCAATTGGCAGAACTAGCCTTATCAACATCTCCTCCATGGTCACTGGAG GTAGAAAAGAACTACTTAAATGGGAAGCTGAAGGCGATAACAGCATATTACATCAGACAGAATAgttgttag
- the LOC104757992 gene encoding THO complex subunit 5A — protein MQSEMANDTVATAEKSPVELLQETKAYIEAIVERMLSITQQGNPKSENRELLTQMFLNFINLRQANRAILVEEEKAKTETELAKSPVDFTTLELHNLMYEKSRYLKANKASRDFKSRYPNIDLISEQEFFSEAPEAIKSQTLSNDTSHDLMLKRLNFELHQRKELCKLRARLEQHKKSLLESNAERNKFLSSLPVHLKSLKKASLPVQSQLSLPNPKKLKYHNLAELLPPPLYVIYSQFMARKEAFEENIDLEVSGSLKDAQTYARQQAEQNSESLRLEDDGKRQRKRPKKEVSDEGGLYQSHPLKVVLHIYDVEIPDPKSDRPVLLKFEYLLKLNVVCVGIEESQDDLEKNILCNLFPEDAGLEPPHQSAKLILGDDHLFDESRTSRPYKWAQHLAGIEILPEMSPFFTDKDTQTSDTAVDYASASDHRNVQTVLQRIRSQKKTKLTLV, from the exons ATGCAATCGGAGATGGCGAACGACACGGTGGCTACGGCGGAAAAATCACCGGTAGAGCTACTTCAAGAGACCAAAGCCTACATCGAGGCCATCGTCGAGAGGATGCTCTCAATCACGCAACAAGGAAACCCCAAATCCGAGAATCGCGAACTCCTCACTCAGatgtttctcaatttcatcaaTCTGCGTCAAGCGAATCGCGCGATTCTTGTAGAGGAAGAGAAAGCGAAAACTGAGACTGAGTTAGCAAAATCTCCGGTGGATTTCACGACATTGGAGCTTCACAATCTCATGTATGAGAAGAGCCGTTACCTCAAAGCTAATAAAGCCAGTAGAGATTTCAAATCTAGGTATCCCAACATCGATCTCATATCTGAACAAGAGTTCTTCAGTGAAGCTCCTGAAGCGATCAAGTCTCAAACTCTTTCAAATGATACTTCTCATGATTTGATGCTTAAAAGACTCAACTTTGAGCTTCATCAG AGGAAAGAACTATGCAAGCTTAGAGCGAGGTTGGAACAACATAAGAAGAGTTTGCTGGAAAGTAATGCAGAGCGTAACAAGTTTCTGTCGAGTCTTCCAGTGCATCTCAAATCTTTGAAGAAAGCATCTTTGCCAGTACAGAGCCAGCTGAGTTTGCCAAATCCGAAGAAGCTGAAGTATCATAACTTAGCTGAGCTTCTTCCTCCGCCGCTTTATGTTATATATTCGCAGTTCATGGCACGAAAGGAAGCTTTTGAAGAGAATATAGATCTCGAGGTATCTGGGAGCCTTAAGGATGCTCAAACTTATGCCCGCCAGCAGGCTGAACAGAACTCAG AGAGTCTAAGATTGGAGGATGATGGAAAAAGGCAAAGGAAACGACCCAAGAAAGAGGTTTCTGATGAGGGAGGACTATATCAGAGTCATCCTCTTaaagttgttcttcacataTATGATGTTGAGATTCCAGATCCGAAATCCGATAGACCTGTCTTGCTCAAGTTTGAGTACTTGTTGAAGTTGAACGTTGTATGCGTTGGCATTGAAGAGTCTCAGGATGACCTTGAGAAAAATATACTATGTAACttatttccagaagatgctggtCTTGAGCCTCCTCATCAG TCAGCAAAGCTCATTCTTGGCGATGATCATTTATTTGATGAGAGCAGAACTTCGAGGCCATATAAGTGGGCACAACATTTGGCGGGGATTGAGATTTTACCTGAGATGTCACCATTTTTTACTGACAAGGATACTCAAACTAGTGATACAGCTGTTGACTATGCTTCTGCGTCTGATCACCGCAATGTGCAAACAGTTCTGCAAAGAATACGGTCCCAGAAAAAGACTAAGCTAACTCTTGTCTGA